In Erpetoichthys calabaricus chromosome 15, fErpCal1.3, whole genome shotgun sequence, one DNA window encodes the following:
- the polr3f gene encoding DNA-directed RNA polymerase III subunit RPC6 translates to MAEVKVKQECTDPTEIENRIKELCQQFPHGITDQVIQNEMPHVEAQQRAMVINKLLSLGQLDLLRSNNGLLYRLKDAQSTSKMKGSDNQEKLVYQIIEDAGNKGIWSRDIRYKSNLPLTEINKILKNLESKKLIKAVKSVAASKKKVYMLYNVQPDRSVTGGAWYSDQDFESEFVEVLNQQCYKFLQSKAEAARDSKQSPLVQRNSSFASSHEVWKYICELGISKVELSMEDIETILNTLIYDGKVEMTIIAAKEGTVGSVDGQMKLYRGVNPIIQPAGLVKTPCGLCPVFDDCHEGGEISPSNCIYMTEWLEF, encoded by the exons atGGCAGAAGTAAAGGTGAAGCAAGAATGCACAGATCCTACAGAGATTGAAAACAG AATTAAAGAGCTATGCCAGCAGTTTCCACATGGAATAACGGACCAGGTGATCCAGAATGAAATGCCTCATGTAGAAGCACAGCAGAGGGCTATGGTTATCAACAAGCTTCTGTCGCTG GGTCAGCTAGACCTCCTGAGAAGTAATAATGGTCTACTCTACAGGTTAAAAGATGCACAAAGTACAAG caaaaTGAAAGGGTCAGATAATCAAGAAAAACTGGTTTATCAGATAATAGAAGATGCAGGAAACAAAG GTATATGGAGTCGAGATATTCGGTATAAGAGTAATCTGCCTCTAACTGAGATTAACAAAATTCTAAAGAACTTGGAGAGCAAAAAACTCATTAAGGCAGTTAAGTCTGTAGCT gcttCAAAGAAGAaggtttatatgttatataatgtACAACCAGACCGCTCAGTAACTGGAGGAGCATGGTATAGTGACCAAGATTTTGAATCTGAGTTTGTAGAAGTATTGAACCAGCAATGCTATAAATTTCTTCAGAGCAAG GCTGAGGCTGCTCGGGATAGCAAGCAGAGTCCATTAGTGCAGAGGAACAGCTCTTTTGCGTCTTCTCATGAGGTCTGGAAGTACATATGTGAACTTGGGATCAGTAAG gTTGAGCTCTCAATGGAGGATattgaaacaattttaaataCGCTTATATATGATGGGAAAGTGGAGATGACCATTATTGCTGCAAAAGAGGGAACAGTTGGCAGTGTTGATGGGCAAATGAAACTTTACAGAGGAGTTAACCCTATCATTCAACCAGCTGGTTTAGTCAAGACCCCGTGTGGCCTTTGTCCG gtgTTTGATGACTGCCATGAAGGAGGCGAGATCTCACCTTCCAACTGCATTTATATGACTGAATGGTTAGAATTCTGA
- the rbbp9 gene encoding serine hydrolase RBBP9, with the protein MSLGDSVNTANKVVIIPGNGAGNVEYCNWYGWTKKKLNKMKGLECLLENMPDPLTARENVWLPFMENNLKCDEKTIIIGHSSGAAAAMRYVESHKVHAIILVSAYTSDLGDENERESGYFNRPWQWEKMKENCRHIVQFGSTDDPFLPWTEQQEVADMLGAELHKYTDKGHFQNTEFRELINVVCKIINHSS; encoded by the exons ATGAGTCTCGGCGACAGCGTTAATACTGCAAATAAAGTCGTGATTATCCCAGGAAACGGAGCGGGAAATGTTGAATACTGCAATTGGTATGGCTGGACTAAAAAGAAACTCAATAAG ATGAAGGGCTTGGAGTGTTTACTCGAGAACATGCCAGATCCTC TGACTGCTCGAGAGAATGTGTGGCTTCCATTTATGGAGAACAACCTAAAATGTGATGAAAAGACAATTATCATTGGGCATAGTTCTGGTGCCGCAGCTGCCATGAG GTATGTAGAGTCACACAAGGTGCATGCTATCATTCTGGTGTCGGCCTACACATCGGACCTTGGTGATGAAAATGAGAGGGAAAGTG GCTACTTTAATCGTCCTTGGcaatgggaaaagatgaaggaAAACTGCAGGCATATTGTTCAGTTTGGTTCAACAGATGACCCTTTTCTTCCATGGACTGAACAACAAGAAGTAGCCGACATGCTGGGTGCAGAATTACACAAATATACAGACAAGGGCCATTTCCAGAACACTGAATTTCGTGAACTGATTAATGtagtttgtaaaattataaaCCATTCATCCTAA